AATTCATCGTAATAATCCAATGCTTGCCATGTGCCCACTTTTTATGCCAAGAGTATCAGTTGGGTGGATAGCACTACCCCGTCCAAAATACTACTCAGTTAACCTGCCAATTTCAAAACCTACCAAAACTGAGTGTTACACCTCtatttaactaaaaaaagttCTTAAGGCTTTGAAAAAGGGTAAGCACTTATCTGTTATTCTAGAGACGAACCTGTTGAGTGAGACCACTCTCCCCATTAGGCGCTGAATGTCTTTGATGTTCTTTGGGGGAAACATATCTAGAATAACCCGAATATTTTCAGGGTTAGCTTCAATACCCCTTTTTGAAACCAAGAAGCCTAAGAATTTTCCTACTCTCACACTGAAAACGTACTTTTTTAGATTCAACTTCATGCTATGGGCTCATAGAACAACAAAAGCCTCAGGCAAATCCTGAATATGCACCCTCAAATTAGAGCACTTtaccaacatgtcatcaacatagaccTCAACACTGTAACCAATTTATTCTCTTAAAATCTTATTAACCAATCTCTGGTAGGTTGCACTTGCGTTCTTCAACCCGAAAGGCATGACTTGATAACAAAACAAACCTTCTTTCGTGACAAAGATTGTTTTATCCTGATCTTTTGGAGCCATAGAAATTTGGTTATAACCCGAGAATGCAtccataaaactcataaaatttaTGGCCCAATGACGCATCTAGTAACTTATCGATCAAGGGTAAAGGAAAGCAAGCCTTTGAGCAAGCTTTGTTAAGGCTGGTgaaatcaatgcacattctcactTTCTATTGGCCTTCTTTAACATCACAACATTTGATACCTAGTCTGGGTACGCCACTTCCTTGATAAATCCCGTTGAAAGTAACTTTCCTACCTATTGCTTAATGGCCTCCAAGACCTGTGGAgtgaactttttttattttttatttttttatttttacttcagAAGACATGTTTAGCCTACAAACAATCACTTGAGGATCCACACTAGGCATGTCTGCAGTTGACCATGAAAAAATGTTTGAATTCTCTCTTAAACATCAGACCAGATtctctttttcttattttgcCAACGCTGATGAAATCTTTACCAACTTATTTGTGTTATCATAAAACAACTGCAAAGTTTTTGTAACTTCTACTACTTCTGGCTTGTGAATTCTCTCATCACTTTTGACATTCAAACTATCCAAATCTAAAACTTGAGTAGCTACTTCTGTCTGTTGCGAACTCTGACTCTGTGGTACCTGTtcatatgtttacttgattgataacATATGACACTGTCTAGTTGTTCATTAGTCAGGCTTCATAAAACCTATTCTTATCCTAGTGGGAAacttaattttcatacaaaaagTTATGACAATAATCATTTTAGCCAATCTCATAATGGGACACCAAAAAATGACATTATAAGTTATTGGATGGTCCACCACAAAGAACTAACATATTCTGTGGTGGTGTGCTCACTATTCTCCAAGGTAACAGGTGGATAATGCATCCCTTCACCTCGACTGGATGGTTCGCGAAACTATACAAAGGGTTTGCCATCCTCAAAGCTTGCTCCTTCGACCTTATCTTCTGGTATACGTCCCAAATTAACACATCCACAACACTGCCACTATCAACCAAAATTCTCGTCACCTTAAATCCTGCTATAGTTGTTGACACGACCATTGGATCATTTCCTTCTTCATTACATATTGAATCCTCATCTTCATCATTAAACTCTACCTTCCACTTTTCTTGCTGATGCAGTCTCTTCAGTGGACTGATTGAGATTACACTTCTAAGATGAGTCTTTCTCTTTGTATTAGGGGTTGTCCACTCTTCATCTGTACCAATTATTACATGTATTATGCCTCTAACATTTTGTTTAGCCTTGCCAATGCCCCGTAAACTCTAACTTGACGGTGTAGCATCTTGAGCCATAAAATATTTTAGCTCGTTATCTCTAACTGCCTCCTTAATagcacatttcaaaaaaaaaaaatacaatccTCAATCTTATGTCCTCTGTCATTGTGAAAATTACACATGTCTCTCGAATTGGCTTTTGACTGATTATGTTGCATGGGTGGAGGGCTTAGCAAAATGCCCAAACTTTTAACCTGACTAAGAATGTAGGCATTTATAGCATTTAAGGAAGTATAAGTTTCAAACTTGCCATAAGGAACGTACTATTTTTATGTGCTCAGCTTGAGGTATCTAAAATGCCCTTGATAATTCATTCTATGAATAGTTCTTATGGTGTTCCCCACCTTGTACGCGTGGACTCTGAGAAAGAGAACCCTGATGACTATGAACTCCCTGTTGACCTCTAAATTGTTTGTTATCCCTCTAGAAAGTATTGCGAGCTATCCTCTTAATTTCCTCTACTTTAGTGAACTTATTATCCCTCTCATACAAATCTGTCAAACTTTTGGCCTATTATTAGTAAACGAATATTGCACGTGCTCATTTTGGACTACCATGATAAAGGAATCAATGGCCCATTGGTCCTCCAAATTCTTTCTATTTAACGTAACTGCATGGAATCGTTTGACATAATCTTGCAAAGATTCTCCATCCCTCTGTTTTACTGAAATCAAACCCATAGGAGTGCTATTATTGTTCTATGGGCTCGACACCTTTCCAAGAACATTTGGCCCAGCTATGGGAAGCTTTGAATGGAACTCTGTGGTAAAGAAAAATACCAATTTTTTATACTTCTTCTAAGGTTCGTCGAGAAAGCTTTACATTTTATTGTATCAAAAGCCCCTAGCACATTTATATAATCATTATTTTGCATGAGATGTGctcaaaaatcccttcttcctttgAGCATTTCTTTTGAAACTTTAAACTCAGTTGGTAGGCTTACAATTTCATGAGAAATTAGGTTGTTAGAACAAAACAACCAGTTCATATCTTACACATCATGATGCAATACTCATACATCTCTATACAAAGCATCCATTTCATTCTGTCATGGCTTTGTATGTGCCCCTACATCCTCCTCTTCTGCAGGTGAgacatgattttgaaaatcagAGTTGTTAAACTGCATATTCCTCCTCAATTCTTCGTTCTCTCTTAACAGTTCTTGCTGAAACACTTGCTGCTGCTCAAACCTAGCATTTTATTGAGTCATTTGTTCCTTCATCAACCTCAACCACTACTACAAATTAAACAATTTTAGTGGCCATGCTTTCTGATCAGAGGGAAATAATGGTCCCTAACCAAATAGAGCATTGAGATCAAAAGAGTTGGAAGCATCTGCATGGCCTGAGTTACCCAAATTCTCTGGTCGGTCAATAAACCAACCGACAAAAAGTTCTACCTCACTGGGTTGATTGTCAGTGCAAGAACCTCTTGTTTAGCCTGATGGAAAATTAGTGGGGAAATTCTCGTTGGGGCGAGTCATTTTTGGTTTTCTAGCAATCTAAAAATCTAAAAATCAAAAGTCTGTCCATGCTCACGTACCAGTTGTTGATTAATTTAGAGTGCGTATCTTTCAGATAGGTTAAATTGTGTATTTATATGATATGGCTATTATTCATGGATGAGATATTGTAGGTAGGTTCCCATGCATGTCGACACGTACCCTACTCTAGGGTTAACACGTGTTTTCTAGATGTGGGTTTGCTTACATGGTAGTGCGAACCCATATTGTGCGGTCTCATAGAATGGTGTGAGCACCATGCATGCGAACCCAAAGTGTAAACCGCATAGAGTATGGGTCAGGACCCAATCAAACAACCGAGTAGCAATTCAGTAACGAGTCGGTAATAGTAAGAATCATAACAAATCCTTTGAACATAAATGCAAAATAATAATGTAAGAGAATAATATGAAGACATAAATTTACAGAGGATGTCGATGCAATGTTCATTTTTGTTCAACAAGCCATGTTGTGCACCTCAACGATGCTTTAAGACTGGTTCCAAGTTTGACATTTGGGGAAGTCATTTAAGTAAGGGTAAACTGCCCCAATTGATCACTTAACTTTTAAGTCGTTTTCATTTTAGTTATCCAAGCATTAAATTTTTAACGGCGGTTAATTGTACACGTCACATCATGTTTACACTTTCATTTCGATCTTTCaagttttaggttactttcattTTAGTTAACTATACATGCTACATCATGTTTACACTTTCATTTTAGTCATCCAACTGCTaggtttttttcattttaatcattAAAATCTCTTCCATTTCGGTCATCCAAGTTTTAGGTCACTTTTATTTTGATCATCattctttgaaaattttaaatttcttcttttttaatatgaaattttaaattttaaaatattaaaatcaattaaataaatgattgcaattttttatatatttataatcttAATTAATTTGTTACTATAATATTGAATTCCttctaaattataaaattttattttatatttccaaATTAAAATCGACCTAAAtaacttatttttaataattggCTACAAATCCAAATTTCTTTTACAACATGTTTGGTATGATGGAATAGCTTATGCATTCCGGCTTTATTCAATGGGCCCACATAAACAATTGTTTGGTTTAAGGTAATAGCCTATTATGGGCTAAATGGAATCAACCTCTATTACAGTACGACCTGTAATAGCAATTCAAGGGCTTGAGGTCTGATTAGCTTAGCAAAAGAGGAGTTATCCCTCAATTGGATGCTGTAGGTACGTTTAATTTTGTCAATGAAACTAGGTTTTTGGAGAACATGAGTTCCCCAAAATAAAAGATTTGGTGGAAAAGAAAGCTGAGAACAAATATGTCAACTGGGAAGAAAGCTCTGGTGGCCTTAATTTATGGAAATAGAGTTTGACTGGTATTGGAGCCACATACTCTTTTGGTGTTGTTGTTGCTACTTTTTGCATCATCATTTTTAAAACTCAACAAAGGCACAAACAACAACAACTAAACTAGAATCTGCTATTCCAAAGTTACAGTGATGACAAGGTATGATAATGTTCTcactttttcttatattttttgaACTTTCCTGGAAAATTGGGAATATTtgtaaatttaaagttttaactGATCTGATAAAGATATTTACTAAATTGAACATGTTGATctgaacattataaatattttgtcTCATTTATTACCCTCTACAAtgcaaataattatgaaaaagaTATACACATTTCATCATTTAAGAGTCCAAATTCAAAAGCAACACCATTTCTTGCAAATCACATCACATTAAATTTTGGCCCCATTTTTAGATAATACTTGTAGCTTAAATAACTTAATTTGTTTCGATTGTAGAGGATGAAGCAAGTGGTTCATCACACAACCAAACTCAATGAAGCAATTTCAGCGGTGAGAGGAGTACCGATCACCAGAGCTCAAATAACATTCGTGGTTACTATGATGGTATTTAAAGCAAATTCCTCTAGAGAAATCTGGACCACTCATCTGTTGTTGTTATCCAAGTGTCAAGGATTTACTATGTCGATTTTATACAAGAATTTTAAATAGGGTATCTATGTTTTTGTACATAATAAAAGGGTATATGGATTGTGAATCATGTTTGTAGTCCTGAAAATTCTATATTATAGTGTTTTTTTAGCCACTTTTAATAGATGCTTGCATCCTTGGCAAATGCAAGCATAGTTTTAAACTGTAGGAGTTGATGTTAGTGAAATGTCTACAAATTCAACGCTTATATGTATAGATATTGAGGAACATTAAACCTGCCAAGATTTTTATCATTTCCCATCTCTCCATTTAGCTTTTTTCCTTATTCTATTGCAAATCtgttccattcaaccaaacacaagaatactattacaatTCTATTTCATTacattcaaccaaacaattgaattactaattacaactctattccattAGCTTTAttctattacagctctattcatTACAGCCCTATTTCGTCCCAGTGAACCAAACGTGCCCTTAATTTTATGAACTTGAACCTTCAATGTTAAGCTAAAAAGCAAAAAAAATCCTTGAAATTTACGCAAGGGAGAACaagcaattaatttaattaattgcaaaatgattttttttttacttttagttTAGTATGGAAGATTTGAGATCATAATTTAAGGTCCGTAGACAATTATTGAATATGAGTTGATTTCATTAAGTATAATttgaaatgtaaaataaaatttaaaattttataaggagattaaattaattaattaattaattcaatattataGTAACAAAACGGCTATCATTATGAAGGGATAAAAAATTCAatagtttatttaattaattttgatgttttgggatttaaaattttaatattggaAAAAATTAAAACTTCCGTAAAGagataaacaagtacaatttgacactttttagtgcattattttagtttctattgctttttttattttaattcttagTTTTTTACCCTAACCAATCATTTAAAAGGATAtctttaagtgactaaaatgaaaatgtaAACATGATGAGACGTATATAATCAATTGTCATTAAAATTTGATgcttaagtgactaaaatataaacaCTTTAAAAATTAGGTGataaaattgcaaaaaaaaaaaaaatcatttttacctTTAATTAGATAGTGGCGGATAACCAACCAGGTGGGACATGGTGCAGTATTTAAATTGACTTGGAAAGCAGCCAAAATGATGTACCCCCTACATTACATGTACCTCAACATGTTTAACTATTATACAATTTTAAATATACCTATTCGTAAATCAATCAAGTTATCTACCCAACTTGaattgaaattaataaaaaaatgttttattttatttaaacttaGAATATCTTTCATAGCTTTAAAACTAAAAAAGTTTTTGTAGGTCAAAAACGAATAAAATGGTAATTCTTTTGTAACCATTAAAAACTTATTAACTTtggttttataataattatatttagttAGATTTCATACAATGTCTAAAATTTGATGTCAATCAATAATTAAATTTCATATCTATTTacctattaaataaaattattcagACTTTTAAGCTATAACCAATAGAGAGaacatattatattataaactaatatatatatatatatatatatatatatatatatatatgtttaacattttatttatttttcaaatgtaTAGAAATTTTTTTTCGTTATTTGAAGAGTCTTGATCTTGGCATTGGCATTGACATTATTGTAATGTAGGAGGATACGAGTTTGAATACGTTGAAAGgtattatctttctatttatgAGTTGAAGAGTTATTATGAGTAGTTCTAGACATTAGATCAAAAAGAGCGGATATAATCATaccatataatgaaattattcaaaacaaaaacaaaaaaagtacAAGGATCAAAATCTAAAGTGCGCTATAGAGTAAGGAGCTGTGGAGGAAATTTACCAATGAAATATACGCAAAGAAGAAAAGATTCCATGACTTAGGGGCTAAGGTAAAAATGGAGGTTGTAGTCCACGTGTCGTTGTCATTTAACATTAGCTAGCCGCGTCGTTTACGCGTTAGAGCAACGCGTGGAATCTCTCCTTTGTTAATTTCAAAGTGAATATATAAATATGCTAAAATATCTCCTCCCAAGACTTCCATTCCGATATCAGTCTGACTTGCTCTGTAACCGGAGGTACACACATATCTCTTCTTTTCTCTgcctaatttatttttatttttcttttttcttttttcgaaaTTTTATCTCATAGTCATAGGTAATCTGTTCTATGATCCTTTGTGTTATAGTCTTCGAAAttccataaaagaaaaaaaaggaaaaaaagaaaaggcgTTGACTGTTTTTTAAGATCTCAATTCTTTTTTTCTCAAGTTTATGTTCTAGTTGTTGATTCATTGTTATGGGAATTTtgttgaatttttgtttttggtaaATTTCATACTTTATTCAGTATTCGTGATTTGTTTCCTTGGGGGAATCATTTACAGATCCTTGTTATCATGTTGTGccttttttatcattattattttgatCTAAGTTTATATGTGATCAATTCATTTATGCATTTTTTTTTCTGTTTGTTCCACAGAAGTGATtattggttgagaaatcatgggGAAGGACAAGCATAAGCCTGATGATAAGGGTCTGTTTTCACATCTTGCTCATGGTCTTAGTCATGGTGGTCATGGACACCCTCCTGGTGCATACCCTCCACCTCCTGGCGGATATCCACCTGCTGGAGCTTACCCACCTCAAGGCTATCCACCAGCTGGCTACCCTCCTCAAGGAGGATACCCCCCTCACGGCTATCCACCATCTGGCTATCCTGGTGCATCCCATTCAGGTAAAACTTCCTACATAATCGTAATGTGGTCCAAGTTTGTTATGTTAAATGTGAGATGCCAATAATTAATTAccctttttgtgtgtgtgtgtgtgtgtgtgtgtgtgtgcaggGCACGGTGGCATGGGAGCGCTGCTTGCAGGTGGTGCAGCAGCTGCCGCAGCTGCTATGGGGGCTCACCACGTGTCTCACGGTGCTCATGGTGCTCATGGTGCTTATGGTGCTCATGGGTTTGGTCATGGTCATCATGGGAAGTTCAAACATCATGGTGGTGGGAAGTTTAAGCATCATGGGGGGAAATTCAAGCACGGGAAGCATGGGAAATTCAAGCACGGAAAGCATGGAGGCGGCAAATTCAGGAAGTGGAAGTGATTTTACTGCCCGCAAAAGCATGGAGTATGGGGAGTCAAAACTGATATAGTGTGGAATGAATGAATGTAATAATAATTTGACTTCAACTGCTTTGTATTGAATAATCAGagacttgtttttctttctttttaattgtTGACATATAACAATAACAACATTTGATTCAACGATCTGATATATGCACTACGACTTGCGAGACATAACTCGGAACATGTCATTGTAAACCCTGTATATTTCAACTTTGAAGCAATGAGTAGTTTGTCCATAAACCTGATAAGTTGCTAAATGGGCGGTGTAGGTCTGGAGTATCATATCTTTCCCATTCTACCCGTGTTCTTTGTCAGTAACTTGTATATGTTTTTCGTACTAAACTttgttctcttttcttttttgagTTAATGAAGTAACacttacaaaaaaaaataaagaagagtttaaaatttattatcttttttttttaaatataaaataaagtaaaatttttAGTTATAAATACATGTTAATTACCTAAAACTTACGAGGACAAATCGTGTTTGAACTGTTGTAATTTTGTAAGTTTTAAATGGGATATTTGATCTTTAAATCATTTCGTTCaaaactttttataattttatattagcaTTCTTAAAACatgttctattttattttattttatctcactATAAGATTcttaaaatatcataaaaatctaagattttgaaGATTATCTGAAATCTCAAGTACCTAATAACTTTTTGAAATTATGAACATATATAAATATGCCTGATTATTAATCAAGTTGAATCTAGATTTAAGCACTCCTAACCCTTCCATTATAATATGATATCTTTTTTTAAAACTAATACATCGGGATGCAGGGGAAACTAAAAATTGTACCAAAACTATTATTCTTTCTCCTCCAcctcttctctttcttcttcttttaaacTTTCTTCTTTCATAAAATATGTTATTATAACCTACGTGCTCGTAATTAAATGTCTCGTTTGGTTACTAGTGTAATAATATAAAGAAAGTTTATTTATCTACGATTACAAtagttaaatataaaatatgaatagTTAGTActgaaaagatgaataaaattatTGTAAAAAGTAACTCTTCAAAATAatcgatttctttttcttttctaaaattaaGCCATGAGAGGGATTAAATATTACCAATTATGTTAGTTTATTGCCAACTCATACACTCAAACATACTTCTTTTATTGCTAACTCATACACTCAAACATACTTCTACCAAACATAGCAAAAAAACGTGACTGAAATGCTCCAATTATACATAGTTCATTAATTATATTAGTTACCCAAATATGTCACACATATGTAATTACActcatatttaattattaattatcttACCAAACACTAACTATccattttgtttttgaaaatatttcttgtttttattttctattatttaaaagttaaaaagcagtaaacaaaattttattgaaaattttattttcaataataaaatgtatagtaCATTGTTTACTTAcaaaaaaatgataaataaaataaaacaaaaattactaCATTTATATGAATTTTAACTAGTGTAAgagattttgatatttaaaattttatgaataaagaATATAAAACATGTTCATTGAAAAAAAAGTTGTATTTTTCTTTAGTTCAAATATTtccatttttcaaaattttaaccaAACATATTTTCTTTACTATTTTCCATTCTCCCTATTTCCTCAGACCAACCAGCGTCTAATATTATTCTTGGACttgttgaaaattagaaatttaaattacaaatatTTTAGTGGTCTAATTAGATTTGGTTTGATGCAAACATAAATATGACATCACATAACATTCAAAATGTTTGTGCAGCCGATCAATTTGAAAATTGACCCTAATTCTACCTCATGCACACCACGTTtccatcaaattttaatattcaGTCGATCCTCACTCGATGAATCAATACTTTAGACCAATACTTTAGACCTAAACTAAGCATTTAGCCTTGTTAAAGTAAaagggtaataataataataataattataattctcTAGCTACATGGATAATTCAAAGCTCTCTCATGTCAACAGCATACCTTTGCTCTTAAAAGTAAATAAAACAGGAGTATCAGTATTCCTGACTCATAAAATATCAACCAAAATTgctaaaacataaagaaaagcaCACTGTAGGATAATTGAGATATTTTTCTAAAACAAATGGCTTGCCACCTCATGGATACCATCAACGGACCTCTTCTCAGCTTATCAACATACCATCACTGCTCCACTCAGAGATCCCGGGAATACCCAACATTCACGTCTTGTTGTTCATCTCATCACAATTGACAACTGCAATGGACAAACACTACCAAGTTCAGTACCCTCCACATCGAGATACTACAATCCATAAACTACACAACAGAAAAGAATGATTTCTCACCTGCCAGTAGATGTGTCGATCAATCATCTAGGTAATAATATGACCCAGCAGACTTTTGCTCTCTATCCTTGGTTGAGTCCAGTTTGTTGATTCTCGGTCGGTAATTGGTTGGGTCCCGCCTAAAAGTGATGTCCAGATGCTGTAGAACGCAACAATGAATAACATTGAGCACAACCAGAAACTTCAACCGAATAGCACAATCAAAATACAAGGGAAGTACAGAACCGAAGGGGCAACAGCTGCGAAACTCACAGATAGGAACAGATTCATGCCAGTTAACAAGGACTGAGGAGCGTTTGCAATACAATCCACTGAAGGCTTCCCCTCGTAGACAATAACTCTATCTGCGAGGTAAGTCGCCATTATAAAATCATGCTCGACCACAAACGCAGTTTTCTTTGCATGGAGGATAAACCTCTTTATGACTTTAGAAGCAACAATACGCTGCTCGGAGTCAAGATAAGCACTTGGTTCATCTATCAGATAAATATCTGCTGGCTGCATGGAATAAAACATACATGTGCATCAGGAAGGATAAAAAATTTGACAACCCATAAGACTTTAAATTTGAAAAGCAAATACATAACAAAGAAAATGGCATACCAACATTTccctgaaaaagaaaaagaaatggaaaacTGAATAAAAAGTTAGGAACATAACAATGCAACTCCAAATTAGGAACATCTAAAACAAAATAGAACTTGATCTATCTCATCACTTGACTTTGTATAGCTATAACTCCGATCCAGAGAAACTATAATATAATAGCTCTCAATTCCTAGTATTTGCCAAAGAaccacatatctcatataatgttAAAGAAACAAGTTTAGAAAATACAAAATGGAGACAATAATGTGTCTCACTGCAGCATGTTTTCCACACCTTTACTTAGGAATACCACAACTtggatatttaaattattataaacaCCACAAAGTTGAAAAGTCTATATCAGCTCTTCAGCACACCCAAGTAGCCTAAAAGGGATATAATGTTAAAGAAATAAGTTTAGCAAAAACAAAATGGAGACAATAATGTGCCTCATTCCAGCATGTTTTCCACACCTTTACTTAGGAATACCACAACTTGGATATTCAGTTATTATGAACACCACAGAGTTGAAAAGTCTATATCAGCTCTTCAGCACACCCAAGTAGCCTAAAAGGGATATAGTGGAACACAAATCCAAACAAGTAAATACTAGCGTGCAGCCGCAGGCACACCACACATACACATGTAAACCCGCAAGAAGATGTATGTGCATGAAAGGTAATGCTTAGTGTTAAAAGGTGTTATTCCATAACACTTAGGTTAGAATGAAGTAAGCGCACTAACCAGCACCCCCAACAATTTAGGGTCAAGACTTGGAAAATTTATCTTTGAAATATATCATTATCTTTTGGGTAATTCAGGAACATTTACCTTTCCAAGACATAAGCATAATGCAACTCTTTGCAGCTCTCCTCCAGAGAGATTAACCACTTCCTGATCCATTAATTGCTCAATCAGAAGAGGCTTCATCACATCTGAAACAAACTGGGGGTGCATGTATGAATCACGTATCTTTTGATGCAGCAAGTGCCGGACAGTAGATTGAAATTTGGGACTGATCTTTTGAGGTTTGTATGAAACATTAAACTCAGGTATCTCCACATCTGAACCTTCTACGTTATCAGGTTTCAACAAACCAGCCTGCAGGTTATCCAATAATATTGATCAACTTATGCAAGAGATGAGATCAACGATGAATTAAAACAGGTAATATAACAAATGCACAAATGATGAAAGAGCAAAATACCAGCATACGAATAAATGTGGTCTTCCCAGTACCATTCTCACCCAGCATTACAATAATCTGAGAATCAGTAAATTCACCCTCCATAACTTTAAGTTTAAAATTGCCCTGAGTTTTAGTCATGGTTGGGTATTTGTATCGTGCATAGGTTTCAATTTCTTCAGCACTTTCCTGTGGGGTCTCAGCTACCTAAAACAAAGGGGAAACAGATAGGTCAAGAAAAGAATTTAAAGATGAATGATGCGTGCACAAATAACAATAGAAACAGGTTTACCTTGAAGGTTAACGATTCATCTCGAAACCTTAGATTTTCAGTAGGTACAAATCCAGCCAAGAAGATATTGATTCCCTCTCTTACAGAGAAGGGAAGGGTTACGACTCCATATGCACCCGGTTTTCCATACAAGCAGCAAATGAAATCCGACAAGTAATCCAGGACACTAAGATCATGCTCAACCACAATAACATAGCTgaaatacaaaatataaaagcATGGTTACCCTAATTAGAACCATTCAAACTATAAGAAGCATGCAGGACTAAGGACAAAGGAGATTTACCTATTAGGCCTGAGCAGAGATCGAATGACCTGTGCTGCTTTCAATCTCTGTTTAACATCAAGGTAACTTGAAGGCTCATCAAACATATAAATCTCAGCATTCTGTATGGCGACAACAGCA
Above is a genomic segment from Gossypium arboreum isolate Shixiya-1 chromosome 8, ASM2569848v2, whole genome shotgun sequence containing:
- the LOC108480390 gene encoding glycine-rich protein A3-like, producing MGKDKHKPDDKGLFSHLAHGLSHGGHGHPPGAYPPPPGGYPPAGAYPPQGYPPAGYPPQGGYPPHGYPPSGYPGASHSGHGGMGALLAGGAAAAAAAMGAHHVSHGAHGAHGAYGAHGFGHGHHGKFKHHGGGKFKHHGGKFKHGKHGKFKHGKHGGGKFRKWK
- the LOC108483287 gene encoding ABC transporter E family member 2, whose amino-acid sequence is MADRLTRIAIVSSDRCKPKKCRQECKKSCPVVKTGKLCIEVTPASKIAFISEELCIGCGICVKKCPFEAIQIINLPRDLDKDTTHRYGPNTFKLHRLPVPRPGQVLGLVGTNGIGKSTALKVLAGKLKPNLGRFNNPPDWQEILTYFRGSELQNYFTRILEDNLKAIIKPQYVDHIPKAVQGNVGQVLDQKDEREMKAELCADLELNQVIDRNVGDLSGGELQRFAIAVVAIQNAEIYMFDEPSSYLDVKQRLKAAQVIRSLLRPNSYVIVVEHDLSVLDYLSDFICCLYGKPGAYGVVTLPFSVREGINIFLAGFVPTENLRFRDESLTFKVAETPQESAEEIETYARYKYPTMTKTQGNFKLKVMEGEFTDSQIIVMLGENGTGKTTFIRMLAGLLKPDNVEGSDVEIPEFNVSYKPQKISPKFQSTVRHLLHQKIRDSYMHPQFVSDVMKPLLIEQLMDQEVVNLSGGELQRVALCLCLGKPADIYLIDEPSAYLDSEQRIVASKVIKRFILHAKKTAFVVEHDFIMATYLADRVIVYEGKPSVDCIANAPQSLLTGMNLFLSHLDITFRRDPTNYRPRINKLDSTKDREQKSAGSYYYLDD